A window of the Rhodoferax sp. GW822-FHT02A01 genome harbors these coding sequences:
- a CDS encoding helix-turn-helix transcriptional regulator, translating into MKEPLRKKFAARVKAIRHASGMSQEAFADKCGFARSYMSRIERGGANPSLDALETIAEALGIEVKALFESASPASAKKKAAPITVPFAADGTCFNPSLKRKRTGRFTVGEKGHLIDFDDFEAALAHLKAMKQAYWLRPNSAGNWGIVTAVRWDALPKK; encoded by the coding sequence GTGAAAGAACCCCTGCGCAAAAAATTCGCCGCCAGAGTGAAGGCCATCAGACATGCATCCGGCATGTCTCAAGAAGCATTCGCGGACAAGTGCGGTTTTGCGCGCAGCTACATGAGCCGCATTGAACGTGGAGGAGCCAATCCATCCCTGGACGCCCTTGAGACAATTGCAGAGGCCCTTGGTATCGAGGTCAAGGCGCTGTTTGAATCAGCCAGCCCCGCTTCTGCAAAGAAGAAAGCAGCTCCGATCACCGTTCCATTCGCAGCCGATGGCACCTGCTTCAATCCGTCTTTGAAACGCAAGCGAACAGGACGGTTTACGGTCGGGGAGAAAGGCCACTTGATTGACTTTGACGACTTTGAGGCCGCACTGGCTCACCTCAAGGCGATGAAACAGGCTTACTGGTTGCGACCAAACAGCGCTGGGAACTGGGGCATTGTGACTGCGGTACGTTGGGATGCTTTACCAAAGAAGTAA
- a CDS encoding recombinase family protein yields MADQYITYFRVSTQKQGASGLGLDAQRQTVTQYLAGGSKTVLAEFVEVETGKGANALDRRPELRRALDLCKKSGGTLLIAKLDRLARNVHFVSGLMESKVKFVACDLPEANQLTIHIMAAFAEHEARRISERTRDALAAAKARGVVLGATGPANLKRHTQERQAAAGAFSARLMPLLNGFAAQGLSRRAMVVQLNDLGIKAPRGGTWSLGQVQRLFHSGFASPC; encoded by the coding sequence ATGGCAGACCAATACATTACCTACTTCAGAGTTTCAACCCAAAAGCAAGGCGCGTCCGGTCTGGGTCTTGATGCCCAACGTCAGACAGTTACGCAGTACCTCGCAGGCGGCTCCAAAACCGTCCTGGCTGAGTTTGTCGAGGTCGAGACTGGCAAGGGGGCAAACGCCCTGGATCGCCGCCCTGAGCTGCGTCGTGCCCTCGATCTGTGCAAGAAGTCAGGAGGCACACTGCTGATCGCCAAGCTGGATCGACTTGCCCGCAATGTTCATTTCGTCAGCGGCTTGATGGAGAGTAAGGTCAAGTTCGTGGCGTGTGACCTGCCAGAAGCGAATCAGCTGACCATCCACATCATGGCTGCATTCGCAGAGCATGAGGCACGCCGAATCAGTGAGCGCACCCGTGATGCCCTTGCGGCCGCAAAGGCCCGCGGCGTAGTTTTAGGAGCGACTGGGCCAGCCAACCTCAAGAGACATACCCAAGAGCGTCAAGCCGCTGCCGGAGCGTTCAGCGCCCGTTTGATGCCCTTGCTGAATGGGTTTGCTGCCCAGGGTTTGAGCAGGCGGGCGATGGTGGTTCAGTTGAATGACCTTGGCATCAAGGCACCGCGGGGCGGCACTTGGTCATTGGGTCAGGTGCAGCGGCTGTTCCACAGTGGCTTCGCTTCGCCGTGCTGA